The genomic region GGCCGGGCACGGCGCTCGCCGCGGCGGGGCCGACTTGACCGAGGGCGCGCGCGGCCGAGATCTGCACAAACTGGCTCTCGTCCGAGAGCGCCTGGGTCAGGGCGGGGACGGCCGACCTCGCCGCCGGCCCCAGGCTCCCGAGGTCGTCCGCGGCCGCGACCCGGACCCGGGCCGCGGGGTCCTTGAGCCTCTGGATCAGTTGATCGACGGAGGGCCGAGCTGCGCCCAGGGCATGGCCCGCGCACAGGAGCACAGCCGTGGGAAGGAGAACCGCGAGCCGAGCCCTTCTCATCGCCGTCGAGGTCGAGGTTCCAACCGGCGCCATGGATCAGCGCTCCCGATCCAGAACCCGCTCCCCGGGGTGACCACCCGGGGCAAGACGTCCGTGGGCCCTCCCCCCAGCCGGTCGGCCCGGGAGGCCGGCCGCCGCGGCCGCCCGATCCCGGGGCGGTGCGGTGAACCCGCCGCCCCTAGAGAAATGCGACTTCGCGCGTGGCCACGGACACCACGAAACAGCGCTCGTTGTTCGATTTGGCATCCGCCGGAACCACGAAGAAGCCAGGCCTTCCCGGCTGATACCCTTGGGTCGTGCCCACCATGGTCTCGCCGTCTTTAAAAACCACCCGGATCTTGCGCCCCCCCGCCGCCTTTCCGGGGTCGAAGTCCGCGCTCTCCTTGTGTTGGGGATTCCCGGCGAAATCCCTCACGAAGAACACGGCCTTGAGGTCGGCGATGAGAACCTCGAGGGGCTTGCTGCCAGGAGGGCTCTCCAGGGGCACGACGTGGAAGCGGTCCTTGGCGGGAAGGAAGTCGTTGGTAACTCCCTTGAGAACGCGACCGTCCTGGTAGCGAGCGACCACTCGGTTCAGGGGTCAGTCTCCCGGCTAGGGTGCACCATCCAAGATAGTACACCCGCGTTGGCCCTTTTTCCCGGTCTCGGGCCCTTTTAGGACCGCGACCGCTAGCTCGCGGCCGCCGGCCTCAGCAGGCCGCGGAAGTGATCGATGGCCTCGGGAGTGGACCACTCCGCGGGGCCCACGTAGTGCGCGCGCACGAACCCCTCCCGGTCGATCACGAACGTCTCGGGGTAGCCGGTTGCGTGGTAGAAACCCTTGGCCACCGTCCCCCCGGGGTCACGCAGGACGGGGAAGGTGAGGCCGTGCTCGGACACGAAGCGCCGCAACGCCGTCTCGTCCTCGTCGACGGAGATCCCGAGCACCACCAGCCCCTCTCCTGCGAGCGCGCGGTGGAGGCGCTCCAGGGAGGGCATCTCTTGCACGCAGGGTGGGCACCAGGTGGCCCAGAAGTTCACGACCAGGAGCCGCCCCTTGAGGGAGCCAAGGTCCACCTCCCCTCCCGAGAGCGCGGCCAGCTTGAAGGGAGGAGCGAGCGTGCC from Vicinamibacteria bacterium harbors:
- a CDS encoding TlpA disulfide reductase family protein: MKEGARLVLVGAAVVAVAFGYVHLLENKGYALKPGTLAPPFKLAALSGGEVDLGSLKGRLLVVNFWATWCPPCVQEMPSLERLHRALAGEGLVVLGISVDEDETALRRFVSEHGLTFPVLRDPGGTVAKGFYHATGYPETFVIDREGFVRAHYVGPAEWSTPEAIDHFRGLLRPAAAS
- a CDS encoding HEAT repeat domain-containing protein → MRRARLAVLLPTAVLLCAGHALGAARPSVDQLIQRLKDPAARVRVAAADDLGSLGPAARSAVPALTQALSDESQFVQISAARALGQVGPAAASAVPGLVETLKDRHTAVRETSALALGSLGPAAQEAIPALAEALTDRIAIVRKAAARSLGAMGPAAKAGIPALTDALRDKDPSVRTSANQALKKIQAR